A window of the Streptomyces sp. Ag109_O5-10 genome harbors these coding sequences:
- a CDS encoding transglycosylase SLT domain-containing protein yields MPKHAHSPTLTKHHKIALAGVATLGAAALAFSAVPSSADTVASGAPEAAARTAYGTAQVKDVTGKVTDQLALQNVKVEAIAAKKKASGHQLHVAHVKQAHAAHVAHVKQARAKKLHAKHLHAAHVKHAAAVQQAAAKRAAQQAASRSAQRPQIQQVAAKTYGNNLDGWIRQALDIMNAKGIPGSYSGLHRNIMRESSGNPNAINNWDINAINGIPSKGLLQVIPPTFATYHVSGTSWNIYDPVANITAAANYAAHRYGTIDNVNSAY; encoded by the coding sequence ATGCCCAAGCACGCCCACAGTCCCACCCTGACCAAGCACCACAAGATCGCGCTCGCCGGTGTCGCCACGCTCGGCGCCGCCGCCCTCGCCTTCTCGGCCGTGCCCAGCAGCGCCGACACGGTCGCCTCCGGCGCCCCCGAGGCGGCCGCCAGGACCGCCTACGGCACCGCACAGGTCAAGGACGTCACGGGCAAGGTCACGGACCAGCTGGCCCTGCAGAACGTCAAGGTCGAGGCCATCGCCGCCAAGAAGAAGGCCTCCGGCCACCAGCTGCACGTCGCCCACGTGAAGCAGGCCCACGCGGCCCACGTCGCCCACGTGAAGCAGGCCCGTGCGAAGAAGCTGCACGCGAAGCACCTCCACGCGGCCCACGTGAAGCACGCCGCCGCCGTCCAGCAGGCCGCCGCCAAGCGCGCCGCCCAGCAGGCCGCCAGCCGGTCCGCGCAGCGCCCGCAGATCCAGCAGGTCGCCGCGAAGACATACGGCAACAACCTCGACGGCTGGATCCGCCAGGCCCTCGACATCATGAACGCCAAGGGCATCCCGGGCTCCTACAGCGGCCTGCACCGCAACATCATGCGGGAGTCCTCCGGCAACCCGAACGCCATCAACAACTGGGACATCAACGCCATCAACGGCATCCCGTCCAAGGGCCTGCTCCAGGTCATCCCGCCGACCTTCGCGACCTACCACGTCTCCGGGACGTCCTGGAACATCTACGACCCGGTCGCCAACATCACCGCCGCCGCCAACTACGCGGCGCACCGGTACGGCACGATCGACAACGTCAACAGCGCGTACTGA